The DNA sequence CCCCAGCTCACCATTCCAAGCTCCTCcaccaacacacacacacaccagccAGCTCCGAGCTCACCACCAGCCAGCCATGGGCAAGgactgcggcaaccacgcggaCGACGACTTCCGCCAGTCCTGCCGCCGCctgctcctcatcctcctcacCCTCGCGCTCCTCACCGGCGTGATCGCGCTCATCATCTACCTGGTCCTCCGCCCCACCCACCCGCGCTTCTACCTGCAGGACGCCTCGCTCCGGCAGCTCGACCTGACCAACGGCACGGCGCCGCTGCTCTCCACGACGGCGCAGGTGACGCTCGCCTCCCGCAACCCGAACGGCCGCGTCGGCGTCTACTACGACCGCCTCGACGTCTCGGCGTCCTACAAGTACCAGCAGATCACGCTGGCGTCCAGGCTGCCGCAGGTGTACCAGGGCCACGGCGACGTCGACGTCTGGTCGCCGGTCCTGTCGGGCCCCGGCGTCCCCTTCGCGCCGTTCCTCGCCGACGCGTTGAGCAAGGATATTGCAGCTGGGTACCTCATCTTGCAGGTCAGGATCGATGGCAGGGTCAGGTGGAAGGTCGGGAGCTGGGTCTCCGGGCACTACCACATCTTCGTCACCTGCCCGGCGTACTTCATCAACGCCGGCGCCGGCAGCGGGTACCGCGGTGGCACGGTGGGCGCGCATGGGCTCAGGTTCCAGACCGCCACGTACTGCCGTGTCGAGGTCTAGCGACGACGTCGGGGCGACCTTGCTTTCCTTCACGTGGCTCTCTGCTTTTGCTCTGCTTCCTctgctccggccggccggccggcgaggtAGGCCAGCTTGTCGTCACATGTGTcgtgtctgtctgtctgtccaTACTGAAAAGCAGGTGGTGAATTGTAATAAATGGAGGGATACAgaggtaaaaaaagaaaaagaaccaGAGGTGTG is a window from the Sorghum bicolor cultivar BTx623 chromosome 5, Sorghum_bicolor_NCBIv3, whole genome shotgun sequence genome containing:
- the LOC8058577 gene encoding NDR1/HIN1-like protein 1; this encodes MGKDCGNHADDDFRQSCRRLLLILLTLALLTGVIALIIYLVLRPTHPRFYLQDASLRQLDLTNGTAPLLSTTAQVTLASRNPNGRVGVYYDRLDVSASYKYQQITLASRLPQVYQGHGDVDVWSPVLSGPGVPFAPFLADALSKDIAAGYLILQVRIDGRVRWKVGSWVSGHYHIFVTCPAYFINAGAGSGYRGGTVGAHGLRFQTATYCRVEV